The following coding sequences lie in one Peromyscus maniculatus bairdii isolate BWxNUB_F1_BW_parent chromosome 3, HU_Pman_BW_mat_3.1, whole genome shotgun sequence genomic window:
- the Lrrn1 gene encoding leucine-rich repeat neuronal protein 1 yields MARLSIGIAACRMVLGLLMTSLTESSILNSECPQLCVCEIRPWFTPQSTYREATTVDCNDLRLTRIPDNLSSDTQVLLLQSNNIAKTVDELQQLFNLTELDFSQNNFTNIKEVGLANLTQLTTLHLEENQISEMTDYCLQDLSNLQELYINHNQISTISANAFSGLKNLLRLHLNSNKLKVIDSRWFDSTPNLEILMIGENPVIGILDMNFRPLSNLRSLVLAGMYLTDVPGNALVGLDSLESLSFYDNKLIKVPQLALQKVPNLKFLDLNKNPIHKIQEGDFKNMLRLKELGINNMGELVSVDRYALDNLPELTKLEATNNPKLSYIHRLAFRSVPALESLMLNNNALNAVYQKTVESLPNLREISIHSNPLRCDCVIHWINSNKTNIRFMEPLSMFCAMPPEYRGQQVKEVLIQDSSEQCLPMISHDTFPNHLNMDIGTTVFLDCRAMAEPEPEIYWVTPIGNKITVETLSDKYKLSNEGTLEIVNIQIEDSGRYTCVAQNVQGADTRVAAIKVNGTLLDGAQVLKIYVKQTESHSILVSWKVNSNVMTSNLKWSSATMKIDNPHITYTARVPVDVHEYNLTHLQPSTDYEVCLTVSNIHQQTQKSCVNVTTKNAAFTLDISDHETSTALAAVMGSMFAVISLASIAVYIAKRFKRKNYHHSLKKYMQKTSSIPLNELYPPLINLWEGDSEKDKDGSADTKPTQVDTSRSYYMW; encoded by the coding sequence ATGGCCAGATTGAGCATTGGGATAGCAGCTTGCCGAATGGTGCTGGGCTTGCTGATGACTTCATTAACTGAGTCTTCCATACTGAATAGTGAGTGTCCCCAGCTTTGCGTGTGTGAAATTCGCCCTTGGTTTACCCCACAGTCCACATACAGAGAAGCCACCACTGTTGATTGTAATGACCTCCGTCTAACAAGGATCCCTGACAACCTTTCTAGTGACACACAAGTGCTTCTCCTACAGAGCAATAACATCGCCAAGACCGTAGATGAGCTTCAGCAGCTCTTCAACCTGACTGAGCTTGATTTCTCCCAGAACAACTTTACAAACATCAAAGAGGTAGGACTGGCCAACTTGACCCAGCTCACGACCCTGCATCTAGAGGAAAATCAGATCTCGGAGATGACAGATTACTGTCTGCAAGACCTCAGCAACCTTCAAGAACTCTACATCAACCATAACCAGATCAGTACCATCTCAGCTAATGCTTTTTCTGGCTTAAAAAATCTCTTAAGGCTGCACCTGAATTCCAATAAATTGAAAGTGATTGACAGCCGTTGGTTTGATTCTACACCCAACCTGGAAATTCTCATGATTGGGGAAAACCCTGTGATTGGAATCCTGGACATGAACTTCAGACCTCTCTCCAACTTGAGAAGCCTAGTTTTGGCAGGAATGTACCTCACTGATGTTCCTGGAAATGCCTTGGTAGGCTTAGACAGCCTCGAGAGCCTGTCTTTTTATGACAACAAACTGATCAAAGTCCCTCAACTTGCTCTGCAGAAAGTTCCAAATTTGAAATTCTTAGACCTCAATAAAAATCCCATTCACAAAATCCAAGAAggggactttaaaaatatgcttCGGTTGAAAGAACTGGGAATCAACAACATGGGAGAGCTGGTTTCGGTGGACCGCTACGCCCTGGATAACTTGCCTGAACTGACAAAGCTTGAAGCCACCAACAACCCCAAACTGTCATACATCCACCGTTTGGCTTTCCGAAGCGTCCCGGCTCTAGAAAGCCTGATGTTGAACAACAATGCCCTGAATGCCGTTTACCAAAAGACCGTAGAGTCTCTTCCCAATCTACGTGAGATCAGCATCCACAGCAATCCCCTGCGGTGTGACTGTGTCATCCACTGGATTAACTCCAACAAAACCAACATCCGCTTCATGGAGCCCCTCTCCATGTTCTGTGCCATGCCGCCTGAATACAGAGGGCAGCAGGTGAAGGAGGTGTTAATCCAGGACTCCAGTGAACAGTGCCTCCCAATGATATCACACGACACATTCCCAAATCATTTAAACATGGACATCGGCACCACAGTTTTCCTAGACTGTCGGGCCATGGCTGAGCCGGAGCCAGAAATTTACTGGGTCACTCCCATTGGAAATAAGATAACCGTGGAAACTCTTTCAGATAAATACAAGCTGAGTAATGAGGGCACCTTGGAAATAGTGAATATACAGATTGAAGATTCGGGAAGGTACACATGTGTTGCCCAGAATGTCCAAGGGGCTGATACTCGAGTGGCAGCCATCAAGGTTAATGGAACCCTTCTAGATGGTGCCCAGGTGCTGAAAATATATGTCAAACAGACAGAGTCTCATTCGATTTTAGTGTCCTGGAAAGTTAACTCCAACGTCATGACATCAAACTTAAAGTGGTCATCTGCCACTATGAAGATTGACAACCCCCACATCACATACACAGCCAGGGTTCCAGTGGATGTCCATGAGTATAACCTAACACATCTTCAGCCTTCTACAGATTACGAAGTGTGTCTCACGGTGTCCAACATCCACCAGCAGACTCAAAAGTCGTGTGTCAATGTCACAACCAAAAACGCTGCCTTCACCCTGGACATCTCCGACCACGAAACCAGCACAGCCCTTGCTGCGGTGATGGGGTCGATGTTTGCTGTCATCAGCCTTGCATCCATTGCTGTGTACATTGCCAAAAGGTTTAAGAGGAAAAATTACCACCATTCGCTAAAAAAGTATATGCAAAAAACCTCTTCCATCCCACTGAACGAGCTGTACCCCCCACTCATTAACCTCTGGGAAGGAGACAGCGAGAAGGAtaaggatggctcagcagacacCAAGCCAACCCAGGTCGACACATCCAGAAGCTATTACATGTGGTAA